The DNA sequence CTACATAATATACCTGGTGGGGCAATTGCTAAACCATTTATTACAAAACATAATTCATTAAATAAAAAAATGTATTTAAGAATTGCTCCAGAACTATATTTAAAAAGATTAATAATAGGAGGATTTGAAAAAATATTTGAAATTAATAGAAATTTTAGAAATGAAGGAATATCTTCTCGTCATAATCCAGAATTTACAATGATGGAAATGTATGTTGCATATACTAATTATACATATTCAATGAAATTCTTAAAAAAATTAATTATATATATATCAAAAAAAATAAATAAAAAAAAAATAATACAATATCAAAATTATACTTTTAATTTAAATAAACCATTTCAAAAATTTACAATGAAAGAATCAATTCTTAAATTTAATAATAATATTTCAAAAGAAGATTTAAAAGATTTATCAAAAATTAAAAAAATTGCTCAATTATTAAAAATAAAATTAAAAAAGAAATGGAAATTAGGAAAAATTATTACTGAAATATTTGAAAAAACAGTAGAAAAAAAATTAATATATCCTACATTTATTACAGAATATCCAATTGAAGTCTCTCCATTAGCAAAAACAAACAATAAAAATAAAAATATTACTGATAGATTTGAATTTTTTATTGGTGGATATGAAATAGCAAATGGGTTTTCAGAATTAAATGATTCTCAAGAGCAAAAAAAAAGATTTACTAAACAAACTCAAATAAACTTAAATAAAACATACGATAAAGATTATATATTAGCATTAGAACATGGACTTCCTCCAACATCTGGATTAGGAATTGGAATAGATAGATTAACAATGATATTTACTAATCAAAAAAATATAAAAGATGTAATACTTTTTCCAACTATGAGAAATATAAAAAAATAAATTAAAATAAAAATATGAAAATTAATAAAAAAAAAATAATAAATAAAAAACATATTTTATCTGCAATAAAAATATATAAATCACCATTTTGGATGTATGATTATAAAAAAATTAAAGAAAAAATTTTTCAATTAAAAAAATTTGATATTATTAGATTTGCTCAAAAATCTTGTTCTAATATTCATATATTAAAAATTATGAAAAAATATGGAACAAAAATTGATGCTGTTTCATTAGGAGAAATAGAAAGAGCTTTAAAGGCTGGATTTAAAGGAAATTGTAATGATATTGTTTATACATCAGATATTATAGAAAATGAAACATTAAAAAAAGTAATTAAATACAATATTCCAGTAAATATTGGATCTATAGATATGATTAAAAAAATTGGAAAAAAATCAAAAAATCATAAAATATGGTTACGAATTAATCCTAGATTTGGAGATGGACATAATAAAAAAACAAATACTGGTGGAAAAAATAGTAAACATGGAATTTGGAATACAAAAAAAGCTATTAATTTAATAAAAAAATATCATTTGAAATTAATAGGTTTACATATGCATATTGGATCTGGAGCTAATTATTTTCATTTAAAAAAAGTATGCAATTCAATGATTAAACAAGCAATATTAATAAATAAAAAAATTAATTTTATATCTGCTGGAGGAGGACTAACAATACCTTATAAAATTCATGAAAAAGAAATAAATATTAAAAATTATTTTAAAATATGGAATAAATCTAAAAAAATTATAGAAAAAAAATTAGAATGTTCAATAAAATTAGAAATTGAACCTGGAAGATTTTTAGTTGCAGAATCTGGAATTTTAATATCTCAAATACAAAGTATTAAAAAAGTAAAAAATAGGATTTTTGTTTTAGTAAACGTTGGATTTAATGATTTAATTAGACCAGTTTTATATGGAAGTTATCATTATATATCTATTCTTCCAATAGACAATAGAAAAATAAATTATTCTAATACAATAAATGTAATTATTGGAGGACCATTATGTGAATCTGGAGATATTTTTACTCAAAAAGAAAATAGTAAAATATATACTATTAAACTTCCAATAATAAAAAGAGGAGATTATATAATATTTCATGATGTTGGAGCTTATGGAGCATCTATGTCTTCAAATTATAATAGTAGACCATTAATTCCAGAAATTTTATTTAAAGATAATAATTTTATTCAAATTCGAAGAAAACAAACTATTAAAGAAATGTTATCTTTAGAAATGTAAAAATAAAAAAATTATTTTAAAAAATATGTTTATTAATATATAAAAATTTTTTATATTATTTTATATTTATTATATAAAATTAATTTATTTATCTTAAAAATAATTTATTTTTTTATAATTAAATTTTTAAATAAATTTAAAAATATAAATAATTTATAAAAATATATTAAAATATTATCTTTTATACATTATTTATATTTAAAAAATAATAATAATTTATTAAAAATTTTTTAAATAAAAATAAATTTTATATTTTTATAAAAAATATAAATAAAAAAATTATATATTTAAAAAAAAATTTTAATTTTGAATATAAAAAATAAATAAAATTTGAATAAAAAAAAATATGAAAAAAATACATATAAAAACATGGGGTTGTCAAATGAATGAATATGATTCCTCTATCATATTCAAAGTACTAAAAAAACACTTTAATTGCAAATATACAAATTTAGCAGAAAAATCAGATATTATTATACTAAACACATGTTCAATCAGAGAAAAAGCGCAAGAAAAACTTTTTCATCAATTAGGAAGATGGAAAAATTTAAAAAAAAAAAAAAACATTATTATTGCAGTTGGAGGATGTGTTGCTGTACAAGAAAAAGAAAATATTTATAAAAGATCTCCTTTTGTTGACATTATCTTTGGCCCAAAAACTATTCATAAATTACCAAAAATGATTAGTAAATTTAAACAAAATAAAAAAAATATTATTAATATAAAAGAAAATAAATTAAAAAAATTTAACTTCTTTAAAATAAATAAAACAAAAAAAATTAGTTCATATATTTCAATTATGGAAGGTTGTAATAAGTGTTGTTCATTTTGTATAGTTCCTCATACAAGAGGAAAAGAAATAAGTCGATCACCTGAAAAAATTATTGATGAATCTAAATTTTTATCAAAAAATGGAACAAAAGAAATTATTTTACTTGGACAAAATGTAAATTCTTATAAAGGAATTTTTTCAAATGGAAAAAATTGTAAATTATCTAAACTTATTGAAATTATTTCAAAAATTAATAAAATAAAAAGAATACGATTTACTACAAGTAATCCAATGGAATTTACACAAGATTTAATAGAAATATATAATAAAACAAATAAATTAGTAAGTTATTTGCACTTACCGGTACAAAGTGGATCAAATAAAATATTAAAAAAAATGAGAAGGTCATATTCAATTTCTAAATATAAAAAAATAATAAATAAATTAAAATTAATTCGACCAAATATTCAAATAACTTCTGATTTTATAATAGGTTTTCCTGGAGAAACAGAAAAAGATTTTAAAAAAACACTACAATTAATTAAAGATATAAAATTTGATATGAGTTTTAGTTTTATTTATTCGCCAAGACCAGGAACTCCAGCAATAAGATTAAAAGATAATATAAGTTTAAAAGAAAAAAAAAAGAGATTATATATTCTTCAAAAAAAAATTAAATATAATACAAATTTTTGGAGTCAAAAAATGATTGGAACTTATCAAGAAGTTTTGGTTGAAAAAAGTATATATAAAAAAAATATATTAAAATTATTTGGAAAAACTCAAAATAATAGAATTGTAATCTTTAAAGGTCCTTTAAATTTAATTGGAAAAATAGTTTTTGTAAAAATTTATAAAGCATCATTATATAAATTAAAAGGAAAAATAAAACAAAATAACCATTATTATTAAACAATTAAAATATTTTAAATTAATAAAAAAAATGATAAAAATAAATATACAAAATACTTGTAAAAATAAAAAAAATATTCCTAATAAAAATATAATAAAAAAATGGATAAAAAAAATATTACAAAAAAATATTAAAAAATCAATTATTACTATTAGGATTGTTAAAAAAAAAGAAATTAAAAAACTAAATTATATATATAGAAAAAAAAATAAAACAACTAATATTTTATCATTTTTAATAATTGATAATAAAAAAAATAATAATTCATTATTAGTAGGAGATTTAATTATTTGTAATAGTGTTTTAAAAA is a window from the Buchnera aphidicola (Periphyllus koelreuteriae) genome containing:
- the lysS gene encoding lysine--tRNA ligase, coding for MKKNEKIKSKKKIIINNEFKIRKKKLKLLKKNGFNFPNNFFKNYLSKEIFIKYNSYNRTSLKLINLSVKIAGRIIQKRIMGKSTFIRLQDSKGQIQIYYSINSIQKKKNDYIEFKNLDLGDIIGVKGILFKTKTNELTIHCKKFILLNKSLRPLPEKWHGLINKETRYRKRYIDFISNTKLKKIFINRAKIISSIRKYMEKKNFLEVETPMLHNIPGGAIAKPFITKHNSLNKKMYLRIAPELYLKRLIIGGFEKIFEINRNFRNEGISSRHNPEFTMMEMYVAYTNYTYSMKFLKKLIIYISKKINKKKIIQYQNYTFNLNKPFQKFTMKESILKFNNNISKEDLKDLSKIKKIAQLLKIKLKKKWKLGKIITEIFEKTVEKKLIYPTFITEYPIEVSPLAKTNNKNKNITDRFEFFIGGYEIANGFSELNDSQEQKKRFTKQTQINLNKTYDKDYILALEHGLPPTSGLGIGIDRLTMIFTNQKNIKDVILFPTMRNIKK
- the lysA gene encoding diaminopimelate decarboxylase, translated to MKINKKKIINKKHILSAIKIYKSPFWMYDYKKIKEKIFQLKKFDIIRFAQKSCSNIHILKIMKKYGTKIDAVSLGEIERALKAGFKGNCNDIVYTSDIIENETLKKVIKYNIPVNIGSIDMIKKIGKKSKNHKIWLRINPRFGDGHNKKTNTGGKNSKHGIWNTKKAINLIKKYHLKLIGLHMHIGSGANYFHLKKVCNSMIKQAILINKKINFISAGGGLTIPYKIHEKEINIKNYFKIWNKSKKIIEKKLECSIKLEIEPGRFLVAESGILISQIQSIKKVKNRIFVLVNVGFNDLIRPVLYGSYHYISILPIDNRKINYSNTINVIIGGPLCESGDIFTQKENSKIYTIKLPIIKRGDYIIFHDVGAYGASMSSNYNSRPLIPEILFKDNNFIQIRRKQTIKEMLSLEM
- the miaB gene encoding tRNA (N6-isopentenyl adenosine(37)-C2)-methylthiotransferase MiaB, whose product is MKKIHIKTWGCQMNEYDSSIIFKVLKKHFNCKYTNLAEKSDIIILNTCSIREKAQEKLFHQLGRWKNLKKKKNIIIAVGGCVAVQEKENIYKRSPFVDIIFGPKTIHKLPKMISKFKQNKKNIINIKENKLKKFNFFKINKTKKISSYISIMEGCNKCCSFCIVPHTRGKEISRSPEKIIDESKFLSKNGTKEIILLGQNVNSYKGIFSNGKNCKLSKLIEIISKINKIKRIRFTTSNPMEFTQDLIEIYNKTNKLVSYLHLPVQSGSNKILKKMRRSYSISKYKKIINKLKLIRPNIQITSDFIIGFPGETEKDFKKTLQLIKDIKFDMSFSFIYSPRPGTPAIRLKDNISLKEKKKRLYILQKKIKYNTNFWSQKMIGTYQEVLVEKSIYKKNILKLFGKTQNNRIVIFKGPLNLIGKIVFVKIYKASLYKLKGKIKQNNHYY
- the ybeY gene encoding rRNA maturation RNase YbeY — encoded protein: MIKINIQNTCKNKKNIPNKNIIKKWIKKILQKNIKKSIITIRIVKKKEIKKLNYIYRKKNKTTNILSFLIIDNKKNNNSLLVGDLIICNSVLKKESKQYNIKILERWSHIIVHGILHLIGYQHNNLLNKKKMEYLEIKKMISLGFKNPYLYFKK